The DNA region GTGACAGAAATCagataaaatacttttaaacattttcgTTTAAAGCTGTCACTGCTACAGTGCACGGTTAAGAAAATGACATCATACCCATTCATAAGTAATGACTTGATTGCTTCGATCCTGGGAGGCATTGAGAAGGGGCGGAATGTTATTGGCTTTGCTGTTGCTCGAGTCTGACGCTTTGCCTTTGGGGCCGCCGGCGATGTCATCAAGGTCCAGGTCCTGCTCGTTTGTCTGATTCTCTTTCTGTAAAGCTTCATAAAGCACGTCTGGATGATTCCAGATCTAGCgtgaggatgaaaaatggttCTATTATTTAAAGGTATATGATGCAATGCTGCATATTTCATGAGGACAAAGTTCTGACTGTAAAGTCTTACCTTACAGCATACACAGAAGGCCTTTAGAGGGTTTAGACCAAGCCAACCATTGTTTCCTGCCTCTCTGAAGCGAGTCATAAACTCAGTATACAGCGCTTTTTGTATAGGAGACAACCGCACCAAGATCACATGCTCCATCTTAATGGGAAGCTGGTGTTGCAGAACATCATGGCCACGTCTAtaaagccagaaaaaaaaaaaaaaacaataaggaACATGTGGGCAGTAGACAGGTTTCTTCCAAAAATAGACTATTTAGCAATCCAGCTCACCTCTGGACAAAGCCCTCCAACAGGCTGTGCAGCACATGGCTACGGTAACGCATCAAGCGAACATCTTGAGGCGTGCTGTCCATACATTGCCCGTTCAGAATGGGACGTTCAAACATGTTGCTGAACTCCTGGCGCGTGCCTAAGAAGTCCGGCCTAACAAAATCCACCATGCACCAGTATTCAATGAGATTGTTCTGTAATGGGTAACCTGTGAGGACCACTCTGCGCTTCGAACGGATATTCTTCAGAGCCTGTGACGTGCTGGCATGATAGTTTTTAATCCGATGGCCCTCGTCACAAATCACCACGTCCGGACCAGGTCGTAGAATGGCCTTTTCGATACCTGAATAAAAATATAGACACAAGGGTATATTTATTAGTAGTCATATATTTATCACGCATTGATGGTACTATTGTTATGTACTGAAGAGTTCTGCTCGCCTTTCATGAGTTCTTGTTGTCTATCTTCCTCATCTAGATCAATGATGACAGGCCCCACGGGCTTCTTTGATTTTCTCTTCTTGCCCGTAACAAAACTCTTCTTCATTGACAGGAGGCGGTACATCTcatagcccatcagcaacacgCCTCCATCTCGGCTCCAGTCCTCCACCACCTTGGCCCGAGCAATTGTGGTTCTGTAGGACACACATCCAGGATGATCAAGAGTTCAAATATTGGACACAGAACCATTTATGTGCACTGTGGCGTGCTACATACTTGTGCTCATCATTCAGAATTTGAACTTTGAATGTACGTCCGGTAAACAAAGTGGGGTCAGCATCAGGGGAAATAGCTTCCTGCGGTGGGAGCCACAGGTTAAACTCTGCCAGCCAGTTCTGAAGTGTGTTCACCTAGAATGAGGGCAACAAAGAGAATAGAAAATAGTTTGTGCAAAACAAGAACTAATGCAATGTCTAactgctacaaagacaaggaaAATAGCTTATTGGGGATGTTTATAGAGCAGCATTATGCAACAGGAAGTAAGTGAGAAAACTCAACCAATACGGACAACAAAACATTGCTATGGTGTGGGTCAAAGAAGaaaccattttattttagtgCAGCTCTGGATAAAGTTGCAGATTCAGTAGACTGTGAATCTCAAGGGAATCTAATTAAAAGTCCCTGCACAGATGCACTTACAAACAGCTAATTATTGGAAAGAATGAATCCGgacacattcaaatgaaaaaataaactgcacAGATATACATTCTGATTACTCACAGGAACAATGGCTAAGACCGTGTGAGCCTCAGTATTCCGCAGCAGGATTTCAATGAAGGAAATGACCTGCAGTGTCTTGCCAAGACCCATACTGTGCGCGAGGATGCAACCAAAACCACTGCTGCTCTTGTATCGATCCAGAGACTCAATCAGGTTATCATACAGAAACCTGATACCACCAATCTggtaaaagatgatttgaaaaatGTCCACTGATACACTTACAGGAAAAGGGTTTTGAATTTTTGGCAGCTGACGAGTAAAGAGTACTGTGGACATACCTGGTGAGGTTTGACAGCCCTGGCCAGCTGTGGAGCGAGATAAATGTCCTTCTCCTCCGCAGGGTGGTTGATATTAACCATTACGCGGCCCTGGGCATCAGGCAAGTTCAGAGCATCATTAATGTGCGCTCCACTGCTCTCATCTGTGCCGGCGGCGCCACCGTCATCTTCCTCATCCCCCGACTCACTGCTTATCTGCAGGGCATCCTCGTCCCCAGAGCTGAGTTCAATTATATCTGTGCCATCAATAAACAGACCATAAGGGCTTGCCGCATGTACCATATttccaaataataattataataagcaaatagaaataattttggtaatcctaattgacctaaaaccgGAAAAGTTCAGTCTGAGTtcatgtcaggaaaaaaaacccttATGTGTCTCTGGGGTGCCAATGTTTTCAGCAATGACTCTAAGGCCGGGTACATTTGTTTATTCAATCGCAGAGTGCGCCATTAAAAAGAATGTATTATAATTTCACGAGACACTAGTCAAAGTGTTATATCTGAGGTGctctgtttatttattaatgtgaATGAGGCACACAGAATTTACGGTAATTGTGCATTAGAGTCAGGGCCACTATTAGAAAGCACTAAGAACCAAGATCTTGATTACCATCTCTAAAACCTAGTTCAGGGAGTTTAGGTTCCATGTTTTCATCTTCATCGCCGCTGCTGTCCAGGCAGATCACATCCTGCTTGCTGAGTAGGGCGGGGACCAAGTGAGACACCTCTCCTAAAATGGAAGTTGGGTCCACTGTTAgaataatggaaataaacaaaaatctgTCTTAATTAGTCGAGTTTAAGTACTCTGACAAATGATAAACAGTTACTTGATGACAGGAAAATAACCACGAACCTAGTTGGGATTCTAGTAAAGTTGGAGCTGGCGTAGGGAAGTCTTTCCTCTGTTGCTCCAGACGCTTCCGCCTCTCCATCTCTTCCTGTTGAGCAGCCTTGGTTCCAGCCTCCAGCTGGTCCTCCTTCAGCAGCTTTCTGTTGGAGACAAACAGTAATGTAAGGCATGTATAAAGGCATCTTTTGATTGAACTATTATAGTGTGTCATACATTATTATCCAATTACATTTCAAGTAGATGGATTTGACAGGAACTGTATAACAAATACGGACCTgatatttttcctcatgtttgcAGGCTTGGGGGGTTTGGACCGTTTTGAAGGCTTGGAAGTTTTGGTTAATTTAGaagctttttgtttctttgattTTCTGGAACGTTTCTTGCTCTGGCTTGATTTGCCAGGGCTGCTCGGAAGTTGAGAGCGAGAGGTCGGTCTGGAGGACGGCTGGGATTCAGGCCGTGACGGTGGCTCCGAGGAAGGATCTCCAGAGGTAGTTGAGGTGGAGTCCCGACTTTCTTGAGCTTTTTCATTCCAGCTTTGTGCACTGTGaagtttttctttgaaaagaaGAGACAGTATGTCAGTTTTACATTGACTGAGTCCGATTTAAACGCTATCTGTTTATGTGTGATGAGCATTCATTAATTAGAACAACCCTATCTGCTTCCATTCATGCTACCCATGAGATCATAAGAACTACAAACACTCACCCACACTGTCATCCTCATCATCTCCACAGttttcatcatccttctcctcctcatcatcctcctcctcctcctcctcttccataTCACCATtgtcctcctcttcatcatttTCCTGATAGTCCTCTTCACTGTTAAGGCTAGCCTCCAGGTCACTTTCTGAAAGGGCCTCTTCAGACATGGCGTCTTACGGGGCTCTTAAAGTATTACCTACACACCTTCATCAGGGATCCTACAAAACAAACACTATTTTAAAAGAACAGTTGATGAAACATTTCACGTTtaaatgcacccccccccccttgcatTTGAATAGGGGATGCATAACCAGCGAGCACAAAGACAAATCACCTGCATCTACACGTAACGAAacctttgaaaacaaaattcgCCGAACTGCTTGTATTATTTCACTACTACTGTTTCCTGCCTCAAGCAACAGACCAATACGCTAGCTAGTTAGAAAATAACACACGTTATTGAAACCCCCGCCCCCAACTCGTCGTGTTCATTTAGACAATAAAATAATCTACCCTTATTTTACAGGAAAACGCATATGCTTAACCAGCCGGCTTCTTTTTAGTTGTGAGAATACAATTCTCGTGCTGTGTATTACGCTCGAGCAGCTAACGTTAGTCGCAATTACACACATGCTAACATTATTCACTAGCCGCACGCGCTAACTATCGCAATCATGATAGATTCCTAACCCTATTTTAGCAACGTACCGTGTGAACATATATGTTGCACGCTTCTGGAAACGTCTGTGTTAATGCATACAGCGACCGATCAATTCATTTGCAGggtaaatgtgaaaataaacgaATAAAcgtttcatttcaattttttctctctcagtgTTACAGTATATCCCTTCCGAGTGTTGCACCCAACAAAAATCTTCCGCAGCCAAACAATAACCCTTGATTGgaattgaattattttgttatttatgctCGCTACATTTCTTGAAACAACCACTTAATTTTCTAATGACTGAAACTTTATTTCATTTactattttttctttctcatctaattccataaaaatgaaatttgaattgttttgtgTGCGTCAACCCCGTCGATTGTTGATGACGCAAATTGTAGGCGGCCAATTCTTGTCTTTTGTGTTTATCTTCTGCATATCGCGTATGCATAGGCGCGTTCAAGATTACTACCTCTTCGGCAATGGACGTGGACAATAAGCCGATTAAATGATAGTGTGCACTGTGTGCAAACGCAAACATGAACAAAGGGTGGCTGGAGCTCGAGAGCGACCCAGGTGAGTTATTTCAACATGTTCATAGTGACGTTACGACAGCTGGCGTTAATTATTCATCCAAGCTACTCCTCTCCCTCCGTATGATGCTACGGCGACATTAATGTTCTATCATATACGGTTTGTTGTGTGCAGTTTATTTACGATGCGTTTCGGGAGTGATCGAGCTTGCTTTTGCTCAGTCATCTTGACTGTCGTACACATGATTGCCATCTTTTTGGCTTTCTGTCATGGAAGGGATTAAACGCTGtgtaaactgtatatatatatcttttcatCATCAGGATTGTTCACGTTGCTAGTTGAAGATTTTGGTGAGTCGTTCAACCTTAATGTTGAATCAGTAAAAACATGGCACTGCAACGAAACCATTTCGTCCCTTACTAGGAAATTGATTTGATTAGAAAttgtttcatgtttcttgcagGTGTTAAAGGCGTACAAGTCGAGGAAATATATGACCTTCAAAGCAAGTGCCAAAGGTGCGTGTTTTGTAAGCTGTGGGGGTTGATCAGTACAAAAGCAAAATTTGCAATAGTCGAGACCTTCACGCAATGCTAAACGTTTACGACGTGCgtcagaaatgttccaggactAGTGTcactaaatattaaaattataatACGAATTATATGTTTTCTCCTTCAAAATAATCCATCTGAAGTGTTAAGGAACTTTACCAGacttctctgccacaccttAATGCACTCCTCCAAGGATTCTTCTTGGACTCTCCGTTGCTCCGTCATCATGGCCATCTTGGTGTCGACCATGTCTTCTAAACTGGTCCCCTTGATTGACTCCGTGAGCTtaggaaagagaaaaataatcacGCGGAGTCAAGTCGGGTGGGTTGGAAGGTTGCTGCGGCACGGTGATGTTCTgctcggccaggaactgtcggCTGCTCAGATCACTGTGAGCAGACGCGTTGTCATTGTGAACCAACAACcaagttgtcctgccacaactctcatCTCTTGTCATGCATTAAACGCAGCAGAATCTCTTGGCAAACATGCTGGTTAATCGTATGACCCACATcgcaaggaaaaactcatattttgttgtttcgGTTTATCTATCTTTTGTGACGCCAATCCTGAAACATTTTTTGACACACCTCGAAAACCTATGTCCGGCCATACCTAAAATTCTATAAGCGTCCACATTTCAgtgctttattttcttttccagCCCAGTCTATGGCTTCATCTTCCTGTTTAAGTGGATTGAGGAGCGTCGATCCAGAAGGAAAGTTAATACTTTAGTGGATGAAACTTCTGTCATCGATGAGGAGATAGTTAATGATATGTTCTTTGCACATCAGGTATTGGATCGTAGACCTCAAAAAGACAACAGTGATAATGACATTATTGAAATAAGATTTGAATGCTTGCTTGTTGTAATTTTTCTCTTAAGCTGATACCAAATTCGTGTGCCACTCAT from Phycodurus eques isolate BA_2022a chromosome 10, UOR_Pequ_1.1, whole genome shotgun sequence includes:
- the rad54l2 gene encoding helicase ARIP4 isoform X3 translates to MSEEALSESDLEASLNSEEDYQENDEEEDNGDMEEEEEEEDDEEEKDDENCGDDEDDSVEKLHSAQSWNEKAQESRDSTSTTSGDPSSEPPSRPESQPSSRPTSRSQLPSSPGKSSQSKKRSRKSKKQKASKLTKTSKPSKRSKPPKPANMRKNIRKLLKEDQLEAGTKAAQQEEMERRKRLEQQRKDFPTPAPTLLESQLVDPTSILGEVSHLVPALLSKQDVICLDSSGDEDENMEPKLPELGFRDDIIELSSGDEDALQISSESGDEEDDGGAAGTDESSGAHINDALNLPDAQGRVMVNINHPAEEKDIYLAPQLARAVKPHQIGGIRFLYDNLIESLDRYKSSSGFGCILAHSMGLGKTLQVISFIEILLRNTEAHTVLAIVPVNTLQNWLAEFNLWLPPQEAISPDADPTLFTGRTFKVQILNDEHKTTIARAKVVEDWSRDGGVLLMGYEMYRLLSMKKSFVTGKKRKSKKPVGPVIIDLDEEDRQQELMKGIEKAILRPGPDVVICDEGHRIKNYHASTSQALKNIRSKRRVVLTGYPLQNNLIEYWCMVDFVRPDFLGTRQEFSNMFERPILNGQCMDSTPQDVRLMRYRSHVLHSLLEGFVQRRGHDVLQHQLPIKMEHVILVRLSPIQKALYTEFMTRFREAGNNGWLGLNPLKAFCVCCKIWNHPDVLYEALQKENQTNEQDLDLDDIAGGPKGKASDSSNSKANNIPPLLNASQDRSNQVITYEWAKEIMSNYRVGLLENSAKMVLLFHLIDESVRRGDKILVFSQSLSTLTVIEDFLSKRTIPSPDAAAESQNHNWVRNLSYYRLDGSTSSSERERLINQFNDPENTKSLLFLLSTRAGCLGVNLIGANRVVVFDASWNPCHDAQAVCRVYRYGQKKPCYIYRLVCDFTLEKKIYDRQVSKQGMSDRVVDDLNPALNFTRKEVESLLHFVEEEPEANKINLRTLEEFEPVIYRACQLYPHLITKQPFQHESLLVDRKESKLTKAEKRAAKKSYEDEKRASVPYSRPSYAPYYPTSNHALANIPAFTQRGWRPIARPDDKPVASVRPIQSTPIPMMPRQVVMGMAGASSPGSLPVNFLQKAGVYVQRIVTTTDIFIPGANSTTDVQARISAGESIHVIRGSKGTYIRTNDGRIFAIRSGKISRPSAAVSRDIQRSVIHPLSNGCASPGEQLQHSPDMEQQSSSPLSSEILRELSHYAAASTSDSTIGAGNVSSPLDVSVAAAGDESSLIPDLRAPLDDDLLSSGLETQGVKRKRTESQGAAFKRTPTASHFPGYSLNSGGLSFPPTPGQTLADLQTMFPSAPGNGQLPPPSTSALSTVLSSSSNVIPISSASSAPTTSSLASGSLPPYLMNPNVTGLLSSSFPLNYGQSLLPDPRMFSAPLLSGSAGFPAPHSASNASSFLSHFNNPTSSLLGAALTQPDRYQSAENGGDSSDDDVIEVTGH